A single Eremothecium sinecaudum strain ATCC 58844 chromosome VIII, complete sequence DNA region contains:
- the STE24 gene encoding zinc metalloprotease (Syntenic homolog of Ashbya gossypii ABR163W; Syntenic homolog of Saccharomyces cerevisiae YJR117W (STE24)) — translation MRFSITLPFIDKLESYFDNRSVPWKLIIVGFTVAQFGFESYLSYRQYKKLAEKAFPSLYKDEIDQATLEKSAAYSRANIKFTIFSDAISLATNLIVIHYDLFPRLWNWATAFGAAMPSMLAPSSIIGVSLYFFIMVSATTAVMGLPLDYYKTFVLEEKFGFNKSTLKLWWFDFFKSTGLLLVLGTPVVYGLLKIIETFSSNFVDYVCLFIFVLQLLAFTLVPTYIMPLFNKFSPLEDGELKTSIQKLADSVQFPLDKVLVVDGSKRSTHSNAYFTGLPFTSKRIVLFDTLIKSTTTKELNAILGHEIGHWKLNHILYRLVFSQLNILATMTMFRVVYRNKSLYQAFGFVVGRTTSLTPTRVLLPAFPTLIGFLLFGDLFRPVNCLLQFISSLISRTDEYAADQFSKNLGYSDDLCKALIILCKENLSSPNVDSWYSAYHYSHPTLPERLAALGYKQDVKKD, via the coding sequence ATGAGATTTTCAATCACACTACCATTTATAGATAAACTAGAGTCTTATTTCGACAATAGGTCTGTTCCCTGGAAGTTAATCATTGTGGGGTTCACAGTTGCACAGTTTGGATTTGAAAGCTATCTTTCATATAGACAGTACAAGAAATTAGCTGAGAAGGCGTTTCCTAGTCTGTATAAGGACGAGATAGACCAAGCAACGCTTGAGAAATCTGCTGCTTATTCTCGTGCCAATATCAAATTTACTATATTTTCTGATGCAATCTCATTAGCGACAAATTTAATTGTTATACACTATGATTTATTCCCTCGCCTCTGGAACTGGGCTACTGCATTTGGTGCAGCTATGCCATCAATGTTAGCACCATCGTCCATTATTGGTGTATCATTGTACTTTTTCATCATGGTTTCAGCCACTACCGCAGTGATGGGTTTACCGTTGGATTATTATAAAACTTTTGTACTAGAGGAAAAATTCGGTTTTAATAAGAGCACTCTGAAGCTTTGGTGGTTCGATTTCTTTAAGTCTACTGGCTTGTTGCTGGTTTTAGGAACTCCAGTTGTTTACGGCCTCCTAAAGATCATTGAAACATTTTCAAGTAACTTTGTTGACTATGTGTGTCTTTTTATCTTTGTCCTTCAATTGTTGGCATTTACCTTAGTTCCTACCTACATTATGCCTTTGTTCAACAAATTCTCTCCCTTGGAAGATGGTGAATTGAAAACGTCTATTCAGAAATTGGCCGATAGCGTCCAATTTCCATTAGATAAAGTTCTAGTTGTTGATGGTTCCAAAAGATCTACACATTCCAATGCCTACTTTACTGGCTTGCCATTCACAAGTAAGAGAATTGTTCTTTTTGACACTTTGATTAAAAGTACAACCACCAAGGAATTGAATGCAATTCTTGGACACGAAATAGGCCACTGGAAGCTAAACCACATTCTCTACAGGTTAGTATTTTCGCAACTGAACATCCTTGCTACGATGACCATGTTCCGTGTTGTATACCGAAACAAGTCTTTGTATCAGGCTTTTGGGTTTGTCGTTGGTAGGACTACTTCTTTAACTCCTACTAGAGTCCTTTTGCCTGCTTTCCCAACATTGATCGGATTTTTATTGTTTGGTGATCTCTTCAGACCAGTGAACTGTTTGTTGCAGTTTATTTCGAGCTTAATTTCCCGTACTGATGAGTACGCCGCCGATCAATTTTCCAAGAATCTAGGGTATTCTGATGATTTATGTAAAGCATTGATAATTTTATGCAAGGAAAATCTCAGTTCCCCCAACGTGGATTCATGGTATTCCGCTTACCATTACTCGCATCCTACGCTTCCAGAAAGGTTGGCAGCATTAGGCTACAAGCAAGATGTTAAAAAGGATTAA
- the ECM27 gene encoding Ecm27p (Syntenic homolog of Ashbya gossypii ABR160C; Syntenic homolog of Saccharomyces cerevisiae YJR106W (ECM27)), with product MDKLPPIWAWITHPLYLYQSAHLSVLFIFLTFVHLCVCFILLGVCASDYLCPIVVRLTNQRTKPQKGIFAALLLAWCNSSPDLFSNLMSWNSANNAAALSIGEVLGACGVIICVVQGAIFMVMQTAWFNLQAYERHAIVVDLLFTLVSVSIIVYVCVTNEVTVMNCIVMVLVYITYVILKVFIWTPPIPSIEVSSPVTTEAPTVPDGMGAFSGLEEVGSQYFISDIDTGIKPSLLTSMDYTHFLKAFESTHESENTDSISMETIGTSPLNNRPVTEPRGRNDMFSTTDSTHTAPAMFQLYSGGSECYHTIERTRSADLTKWRFDQLHASILYMIAPQLMNFTEKSRLSQLISIVLTPFMILLRVTIPQYETFIEQTSEASDLYLPKRIIALSMVHAMLAPLWAVLLFLSLTEIRAPTALWPLVGCVSCLLLLGIFMLRRYVSAANKFSLTDSMPMSMERAEGFSRTMSLIFNVIGICCSILWISYLANTLIEIMILYQRITHVSEAILGLTIFSWGNSISDLMSNVAMAKLYHKFPADEGAHLDTKFLTISLGACLGGVLLNTMIGIGISGLFAMVPARKWSIILREEGVDTKFLVSGVAILLQIIFLIWLFTANLRFLHFHLRAVGFAMCAWWLSATLLNLILEISV from the coding sequence ATGGATAAACTGCCACCTATTTGGGCATGGATAACGCACCCGCTATACCTTTACCAGAGTGCCCATTTATCTGTTCTATTTATTTTCCTTACGTTCGTTCATCTCTGTGTGTGCTTTATATTATTAGGTGTATGCGCCTCTGATTATTTATGTCCAATAGTGGTGAGGTTGACCAACCAGCGAACAAAGCCGCAGAAAGGCATCTTTGCAGCACTTTTATTAGCATGGTGTAACTCATCTCCGGATTTATTCTCGAACTTAATGTCATGGAACTCTGCGAATAACGCTGCTGCGCTTTCCATTGGCGAAGTTCTAGGCGCTTGTGGTGTCATTATCTGTGTAGTCCAGGGCGCAATATTTATGGTGATGCAGACAGCATGGTTTAACCTTCAAGCTTACGAAAGGCATGCAATCGTGGTTGATCTTTTGTTTACATTGGTGTCTGTGAGCATTATTGTCTACGTTTGCGTGACTAATGAAGTGACTGTTATGAATTGCATAGTGATGGTATTGGTTTACATTACGTACGTTATCCTGAAAGTATTTATTTGGACGCCGCCAATTCCCTCTATAGAAGTCTCTAGTCCCGTTACTACAGAAGCACCCACAGTGCCTGATGGGATGGGTGCCTTTTCAGGCCTTGAGGAGGTCGGAAGCCAGTATTTCATCTCGGACATTGATACAGGAATCAAACCAAGCTTGCTAACTTCCATGGACTACACGCACTTTCTGAAAGCGTTTGAAAGTACACATGAGAGTGAGAATACTGATTCGATATCGATGGAAACCATTGGTACATCCCCACTAAATAATCGCCCTGTCACTGAGCCCAGGGGAAGAAATGACATGTTCAGCACTACAGACAGTACACATACTGCACCCGCGATGTTCCAGCTATATTCCGGTGGTTCAGAATGTTACCATACGATTGAACGAACAAGAAGTGCGGACCTCACCAAGTGGAGATTTGACCAACTACATGCCAGCATATTATACATGATTGCGCCCCAACTAATGAACTTCACTGAGAAGAGCAGGCTCTCTCAGCTTATCTCAATCGTTCTAACTCCATTTATGATCTTATTAAGGGTAACAATTCCACAGTACGAAACCTTCATAGAGCAAACCAGTGAAGCCTCAGATCTTTACCTTCCGAAGCGTATTATCGCCTTATCCATGGTCCACGCGATGCTGGCACCGCTGTGGGCCGTGCTGCTTTTCCTCTCTTTAACAGAGATCCGTGCTCCAACCGCCCTCTGGCCTTTGGTAGGCTGCGTCTCCTGCCTGCTCCTTTTGGGTATCTTCATGCTCCGCAGGTACGTCTCCGCGGCTAACAAGTTTTCACTCACAGATAGCATGCCCATGTCGATGGAGCGAGCCGAAGGGTTCTCTCGCACCATGTCTCTCATCTTCAACGTAATTGGTATCTGTTGCAGTATCCTATGGATCTCCTACTTAGCGAACACCCTCATAGAGATCATGATCCTCTACCAAAGAATTACGCACGTATCTGAGGCTATCCTTGGCCTCACTATTTTCTCATGGGGCAACTCTATTAGTGACTTGATGTCAAACGTAGCCATGGCAAAGCTTTACCACAAGTTTCCCGCCGATGAGGGTGCCCACCTAGACACAAAGTTCTTAACCATATCACTAGGTGCTTGCCTTGGCGGGGTTCTATTGAACACAATGATTGGTATTGGCATTAGCGGTCTTTTCGCAATGGTTCCAGCAAGAAAGTGGTCTATTATCCTACGTGAAGAGGGCGTAGATACTAAGTTTTTAGTGTCTGGAGTCGCTATTCTTCTCCAGATAATATTTCTTATTTGGTTATTTACGGCCAATTTAAGGTTCCTACACTTCCATTTGAGGGCTGTAGGCTTTGCTATGTGCGCCTGGTGGTTGTCAGCTACTTTGTTGAACTTAATTCTTGAAATCTCCGTTTGA
- the ILM1 gene encoding Ilm1p (Syntenic homolog of Ashbya gossypii ABR166C; Syntenic homolog of Saccharomyces cerevisiae YJR118C (ILM1)), whose product MAIFSSITAIYIRIGFLFTLAYLSVKDVTAVLNHPFVLLLSQAMSLPMLNMNPFGAQLGLISLIFCMLAISDLIPLLEKNKKYFKSLVPFRLMMYFTIAVVSYLYESNLYIHNNAIFVYCFCELWLNFLIVTALKEEESKKGSEEEESNSSDEADSMDQSGVETDEDDDELGHSEERSDSASKRN is encoded by the coding sequence ATGGCTATTTTTTCATCGATCACTGCAATATACATAAGGATTGGTTTCCTCTTTACCCTAGCTTACTTGTCTGTAAAAGATGTAACAGCTGTTTTGAATCATCCTTTTGTATTGCTGCTATCACAGGCTATGAGTCTACCGATGTTAAATATGAATCCTTTTGGCGCCCAGCTGGGATTGATTTCGCTTATATTTTGTATGCTAGCAATAAGCGATCTAATACCTTTATTGGAAAAGAACAAGAAATACTTCAAGTCATTGGTACCTTTTAGATTAATGATGTACTTCACAATTGCTGTCGTTTCCTATCTCTATGAAAGTAATCTTTATATTCACAATAATGCTATATTTGTCTACTGCTTCTGTGAATTATGGCTGAACTTTTTGATAGTTACTGCATTAAAAGAAGAGGAATCTAAAAAAGGCAGCGAAGAGGAAGAAAGTAATAGCTCTGATGAGGCCGACTCAATGGATCAGTCAGGCGTTGAAactgatgaagatgatgacgaGTTGGGCCACTCTGAAGAGAGAAGCGACTCAGCTAGCAAACGCAATTGA
- the RPN3 gene encoding proteasome regulatory particle lid subunit RPN3 (Syntenic homolog of Ashbya gossypii ABR164W; Syntenic homolog of Saccharomyces cerevisiae YER021W (RPN3)): MTSDLMEVDSTPVPQLKAVDQVVVDKFIDLLRQVSRTTTTLDSRYVWKSLRELPGLRKELNQTVLSIIISLVYPDDSTFKVPLLKVVNKKMKTTVENAEAFSSKYPADFYQLTSTGTVDVSAEVNTFVHLLVQLHLMDTEQIPALENFNLQIVVPNVLQYYNNRTLDFINAKLWFYIARAHELLGNTRDNTVRVEMMLFLRTATLKYDNETKATLITLILREYLNAGEVETAADFVSKVEFPSDHDVSSSLEARYYFYLSKINAIQLDYSAANEYVMAAIKKAPNSPSSLGFLQQANKLHCVIQLLMGDIPELSFFRQVGMESTLTPYFHLSKAVKLGDLKMFTSTISKYKQQLVQDSNYQLCVRLRSNVIKTGIRIISLTYKKISLKDICLRLHLDSEQTVEYMVSRAIRDGVIEAKINHEEGYIETSELLNVYATKQPQNIFDERIRFVNQLHDECVMAMRYPGSRERKKNVKTEEEDKEPDGEGTELSDYGSDIEDLL; the protein is encoded by the coding sequence ATGACTTCTGACTTAATGGAGGTTGATTCGACTCCTGTTCCCCAGTTGAAAGCTGTGGATCAAGTTGTTGTAGATAAATTTATTGATTTGTTACGTCAGGTATCTAGAACGACTACGACCCTAGATTCTAGATATGTTTGGAAGTCATTGAGAGAATTGCCAGGTTTAAGGAAAGAGTTAAATCAGACAGTCTTGTCCATCATAATCAGTTTGGTATATCCTGATGATTCTACATTTAAAGTTCCGTTGTTGAAGGTtgtaaacaaaaaaatGAAAACTACAGTTGAAAATGCAGAGGCTTTCAGTTCCAAGTACCCTGCCGATTTCTATCAATTGACTAGTACTGGTACGGTGGATGTATCTGCAGAGGTGAATACATTTGTTCATTTACTGGTACAATTGCACCTAATGGACACTGAGCAAATACCAGCACTTGAAAACTTTAATTTACAAATTGTTGTGCCTAACGTGCTTCAGTACTATAATAACCGCACTTTGGACTTTATCAATGCAAAGCTTTGGTTCTATATTGCTAGAGCTCACGAGTTGTTGGGAAATACTCGTGATAATACTGTTCGCGTTGAAATGATGCTATTTTTGAGAACTGCAACATTGAAGTATGATAACGAAACCAAGGCCACCTTGATAACCTTAATTTTGAGGGAATATCTAAATGCAGGTGAGGTAGAAACTGCGGCTGATTTCGTAAGCAAAGTTGAATTCCCCTCGGATCATGATGTTTCTAGTTCATTAGAAGCGCGTTACTACTTCTATTTGTCCAAGATCAATGCAATTCAGCTAGACTACTCCGCTGCCAATGAGTATGTGATGGCTGCCATAAAGAAGGCTCCAAATTCGCCTAGCAGCTTAGGCTTTTTACAACAGGCTAATAAACTACATTGTGTTATTCAATTGTTAATGGGCGATATCCCTGAATTGTCCTTCTTCCGCCAAGTCGGAATGGAGTCCACTTTAACCCCATACTTCCATTTGTCGAAAGCTGTCAAATTGGGTGATTTGAAGATGTTTACCTCCACCATCTCAAAATATAAGCAACAACTAGTCCAAGATAGCAACTACCAGCTATGCGTGAGGTTAAGGTCAAACGTTATTAAGACAGGTATACGTATAATTTCTTTGACATACAAAAAGATTTCCTTGAAGGATATTTGTCTCAGACTTCATCTCGATTCCGAACAAACCGTCGAATACATGGTGTCTCGTGCTATCAGAGATGGCGTGATCGAGGCCAAGATTAACCATGAAGAGGGGTATATCGAAACAAGTGAGTTATTGAATGTCTACGCCACAAAACAGCCACAGAACATATTCGATGAGAGGATTAGATTTGTAAACCAACTCCACGACGAATGTGTGATGGCAATGAGATATCCCGGTTCAAGAGAAAGGAAGAAGAACGTCAAaactgaagaagaagacaagGAACCTGATGGCGAAGGTACCGAATTATCAGACTACGGTTCTGATATTGAAGACTTACTCTGA
- the TDA4 gene encoding Tda4p (Syntenic homolog of Ashbya gossypii ABR162W; Syntenic homolog of Saccharomyces cerevisiae YJR116W (TDA4)) yields the protein MEDPFLAYSPFRDHTNLVLRHGHEVLVSFLVYHFLIYRWLAPTANRLVFGDFYLRSAKRDKINFDIHSTSMVQALVCLALIMPVMKLPVDLELYSYYNEYVSLVSAHMMGYFLWDFYVCARYCKFFGIGFLGHAVGSLMVTTCTLRPSYQQWVGKFLVFEASTPLVNVNWYISQLSRAPSTRKRVIPARVNFVNGILLFITFFCVRIVWGTIALVLLDYQVWKQWSSDTPVFLGLLVPSVNLLMTVLNFYWFSKMVTIAKKTYNASKKVSKLA from the coding sequence ATGGAAGACCCATTCTTGGCGTATTCACCTTTTAGAGATCACACAAATCTAGTTTTAAGGCATGGCCACGAGGTTCTCGTATCTTTTTTGGTTTATCACTTCCTGATTTACAGATGGCTAGCCCCGACAGCCAATCGTTTGGTGTTTGGTGACTTCTATTTAAGGTCTGCTAAGCGTGATAAGATTAACTTTGATATTCACAGCACATCTATGGTGCAGGCATTGGTATGTTTAGCACTAATTATGCCAGTCATGAAGCTGCCAGTTGATCTGGAGTTGTATAGCTACTATAACGAGTACGTGTCTTTGGTTTCTGCCCATATGATGGGCTACTTCTTGTGGGATTTCTATGTATGCGCGAGGTATTGCAAGTTTTTTGGAATTGGGTTCCTTGGCCATGCAGTTGGCTCATTGATGGTTACAACCTGTACACTACGACCTAGCTACCAACAATGGGTAGGTAAGTTTTTGGTATTCGAGGCCAGTACTCCGCTTGTTAATGTAAATTGGTACATCTCTCAATTGTCGCGCGCACCTAGTACTAGAAAAAGGGTTATTCCGGCAAGAGTAAATTTTGTAAACGGTATCCTATTATTCATAACCTTTTTCTGTGTGCGTATTGTATGGGGAACGATCGCTCTAGTGTTGCTTGACTACCAGGTATGGAAACAGTGGAGCTCTGATACACCTGTTTTCCTGGGACTACTAGTGCCCTCAGTCAATTTGTTAATGACAGTCTTAAACTTCTACTGGTTCTCCAAAATGGTGACGATAGCCAAGAAAACATACAATGCGTCAAAGAAGGTGTCTAAGTTAGCATAG
- the SRB4 gene encoding Srb4p (Syntenic homolog of Ashbya gossypii ABR165W; Syntenic homolog of Saccharomyces cerevisiae YER022W (SRB4)), whose translation MHSGGQPRNNATYSVTIHNFNNNPYYDIFIQVTKTLSNAPFEVSSIIMTEDVGSEGQRNLFVDTAEINIALDPNLIGLAVNKISPAASTATVPTNGTETASDQPMETVEERNDQLQQALVANPYETYRQMPLQQLIPLILQQRESSKFSDLSEETLMQELALEENGMSVEDKDMDGDIDMQITQAEKTPKPQEITDDGYEGELGNILEGSMSAEQFKQMKKEVLENINLALNESSLSLEFVSLLLSSVRTHVGVSSMSPFLKRSVPPASLNADKLPYQRKTKKEALELAVISKGWKLRCLEEARSLLKDNYMKIEKSLEIEHAHWSMIAEHISNTDVMFKIRDGYTGKRSLAIKYGYEDSGSLYKQDRGIAVLRHNTDLKKLELVPISHSKGHVHIPRNSGDRFMRVYIYTNIEEDNDYILSGVSSIDEQSLLQSSQDDIGQQVAKLKFLIFERELMYQLKKESVQLISYDVKLENENKIVMEFPGEKIEIEMVPLDDNALLLSQDAPRKNDNRANLILIFLRMLLVVMHKNQLRQRLKPSAPKQKQRGSEKDLLLLRPIVGKIRHQSYISLLQKVFTESVLDRVPGATIEVTPETDDNGPAHVTEYFTTELDKQISLFDKILKKPKTRLRVDLPGKGCINLVLKSSNYCNAIMLVKYSNSSNETVFDTGFTEFKELEEFLNFIVVEYVL comes from the coding sequence ATGCATAGTGGTGGTCAACCTCGAAATAATGCTACGTATTCTGTGACAATACATAATTTTAACAATAACCCATACTATGATATCTTTATTCAAGTGACAAAGACACTTTCTAATGCCCCATTTGAAGTAAGTTCAATCATTATGACTGAAGATGTTGGATCAGAAGGCCAAAGAAACCTTTTTGTTGATACAGCCGAAATTAACATTGCTCTGGATCCGAATTTAATTGGTTTAGCAGTTAACAAGATCTCCCCTGCAGCTTCAACTGCAACAGTGCCTACAAATGGAACTGAGACTGCTTCTGATCAACCAATGGAGACTGTAGAAGAAAGAAATGACCAACTTCAGCAAGCATTGGTAGCAAATCCTTATGAGACATACAGGCAGATGCCTTTACAACAGTTAATACCGTTGATTTTACAACAGCGTGAAAGCAGCAAGTTCTCGGATTTATCAGAGGAGACATTAATGCAAGAATTGGCATTAGAAGAGAATGGGATGTCTGTCGAAGATAAGGATATGGATGGAGATATTGATATGCAGATTACTCAAGCGGAAAAGACTCCGAAACCGCAGGAAATAACAGATGATGGTTATGAGGGTGAGTTGGGGAACATCCTTGAGGGTTCAATGTCTGCGGAGCAGTTTAAACAAATGAAAAAGGAAGTTCTGGAGAATATCAACCTGGCATTGAATGAATCCTCTTTATCATTGGAGTTTGTCTCTTTGTTACTGTCATCTGTTCGAACTCATGTAGGTGTTAGTTCGATGTCTCCCTTCCTGAAGCGTTCTGTACCACCCGCTTCTTTAAATGCTGATAAACTTCCTTACCAGCGTAAGACGAAAAAGGAGGCATTGGAGCTCGCGGTAATAAGTAAAGGATGGAAGCTAAGATGTCTTGAAGAAGCACGTTCTTTATTAAAAGATAACTACATGAAGATAGAAAAGTCTCTTGAAATTGAACATGCGCATTGGTCTATGATAGCAGAACATATCTCGAATACTGACGTTATGTTCAAAATAAGAGATGGTTACACAGGGAAAAGGTCCCTTGCTATAAAATATGGTTATGAGGATTCTGGATCGCTATACAAGCAAGATAGAGGCATTGCAGTCTTGCGACATAACACTGACTTGAAGAAGCTTGAACTAGTTCCTATTTCGCATTCCAAAGGGCATGTTCATATTCCTAGGAATTCTGGTGACAGATTCATGAGAGTTTATATTTACACAAACATCGAAGAAGATAATGACTACATTTTAAGCGGAGTAAGTAGTATAGATGAACAATCACTTTTGCAATCATCGCAGGATGATATTGGTCAACAGGTTGCAAAATTAAAGTTTCTGATCTTTGAACGAGAGTTAATGTACCAATTGAAAAAGGAATCAGTTCAGCTGATATCCTATGATGTTAAGTTAgaaaatgaaaataaaataGTAATGGAATTCCCTGGCGAAAAGATTGAAATTGAAATGGTTCCATTAGATGACAATGCCCTTCTACTAAGCCAAGATGCTCCTAGAAAAAATGATAATAGGGCAAACctaatattaatattttTGCGCATGTTACTAGTAGTCATGCATAAGAACCAGTTAAGGCAAAGGTTGAAGCCATCGGCACCAAAACAAAAGCAAAGAGGAAGTGAAAAGGACTTGTTGTTATTGAGGCCTATAGTAGGTAAGATTAGACACCAAAGTTATATTAGCCTCTTACAGAAAGTTTTTACCGAGTCTGTTTTGGATAGAGTTCCTGGTGCAACAATTGAGGTTACTCCCGAAACAGATGATAATGGGCCAGCGCATGTTACAGAGTACTTCACTACAGAATTAGATAAACAAATTTCACTATTCGAcaaaatattaaagaaaCCTAAGACTAGGTTAAGAGTTGACTTACCTGGAAAAGGTTGTATCAATCTGGTACTGAAAAGTTCGAATTATTGTAATGCCATAATGTTAGTAAAATACTCAAACAGTAGTAACGAAACTGTGTTTGACACTGGGTTTACCGAGTTTAAAGAGTTAGAAGAATTTTTGAATTTTATCGTTGTTGAATATGTTCTATAG
- the ADO1 gene encoding adenosine kinase (Syntenic homolog of Ashbya gossypii ABR161C; Syntenic homolog of Saccharomyces cerevisiae YJR105W (ADO1)) gives MFGLRYTSRYILRNSTCSNHVTLLNGLTPLLVANFNTAGWNPSKKPPSLRYTEPYISQNPSTVRNMSSNPELVCLGNPLLDYQATVDESYLKKYSLKSNDAILVEAGDDKMKIFEELLEFPDVKFVAGGAAQNTARGAAYVLGEGKVGYFGCVGKDKYSELLLQKNTDAGVISMYQVENAVGTGKCAALITGHDRSLVTDLGAANHFKAEHLDAHWDVVENAKMFYIGGFHLTVCPEGIVKLGKHAQETGKPFVLNLSAPFIPVVFKSALEQALPYATHIIANESEAAAYAEGFGLDVAKDDLETIGKHIVGDSPIRTVIFTQGTEPTIVISASGIKTYPVKPLEASKIVDTNGAGDAFAGGFMAGLVQGKDSSTAIYMGQWLASLSIQQVGPTYPEEKLEYQN, from the coding sequence ATGTTTGGATTACGATATACTAGCCGGTATATCCTCAGAAATAGCACATGCTCGAATCACGTGACTTTACTTAATGGTTTAACGCCATTATTGGTGGCAAATTTTAACACTGCAGGGTGGAATCCTAGCAAGAAGCCACCTTCTCTTAGGTATACTGAACCTTATATTAGCCAGAACCCCTCTACTGTAAGAAATATGTCTTCAAATCCTGAATTAGTTTGTTTGGGTAACCCATTGTTAGATTACCAAGCTACTGTTGATGAAAGCTATCTGAAGAAGTACTCTTTGAAGAGCAATGATGCGATCTTGGTCGAGGCTGGTGACGATAAAATGAAAATCTTTGAAGAGTTACTGGAATTCCCAGATGTCAAATTCGTTGCAGGTGGTGCTGCTCAAAATACCGCTAGAGGTGCAGCCTATGTGTTGGGTGAAGGCAAGGTCGGCTACTTCGGCTGTGTTGGTAAAGACAAATACAGTGAATTGCTGTTACAAAAAAACACAGATGCAGGTGTTATCTCAATGTACCAAGTGGAGAACGCCGTGGGGACTGGAAAGTGTGCTGCCCTAATTACAGGTCATGACCGGTCATTGGTTACTGATTTAGGCGCTGCAAACCACTTTAAAGCTGAGCACTTGGATGCACACTGGGACGTCGTTGAAAATGCTAAGATGTTTTACATAGGTGGTTTCCACTTAACTGTATGTCCTGAAGGGATAGTTAAGCTCGGTAAACATGCTCAAGAGACTGGGAAGCCTTTTGTTTTGAATTTATCTGCTCCTTTTATCCCTGTTGTGTTTAAGTCCGCATTAGAACAAGCTCTGCCATATGCTACGCATATAATTGCGAACGAGTCCGAAGCAGCAGCTTATGCGGAAGGTTTCGGTTTGGATGTTGCTAAAGATGATTTGGAAACCATTGGCAAACACATCGTAGGTGATTCGCCAATCAGAACTGTAATCTTTACTCAAGGTACTGAGCCTACCATCGTGATCTCTGCCAGCGGTATTAAAACTTATCCAGTTAAACCATTGGAAGCCTCCAAAATAGTCGATACCAATGGTGCAGGTGACGCTTTTGCAGGTGGTTTCATGGCGGGTTTGGTTCAAGGGAAGGACAGTTCCACTGCTATTTATATGGGCCAATGGTTGGCTTCACTGTCTATACAACAGGTTGGACCAACCTACCCTGAAGAAAAGCTAGAATACCAAAACTAA